One genomic region from Podarcis raffonei isolate rPodRaf1 chromosome 16, rPodRaf1.pri, whole genome shotgun sequence encodes:
- the LOC128404030 gene encoding septin-2, whose translation MSQSGEKVKFSDSAGYVGFANLPNQVHRKSVKKGFEFTLMVVGESGLGKSTLINSLFLTDLYPERYIPGAAEKIERTVQIEASTVEIEERGVKLRLTVVDTPGYGDAINSQDCFKTIIHYIDNQFERYLHDESGLNRRHIVDNRVHCCFYFISPFGHGLKPLDVEFMKALHGKVNIVPVIAKADTLTLKERERLKRRVLDEISEHGIRIYQLPDADSDEDEEFKEQTRVLKASIPFAVIGSNQLIEVKGKKIRGRLYPWGVVEVENPEHNDFLKLRTMLVTHMQDLQEVTQDLHYENFRSERLKRTGKPVEEEVVDKDRILQQKEAELRRMQEMIAHMQAQMRLKPGDE comes from the exons ATGTCTCAATCTGGTGAGAAAGTGAAG TTTTCTGACTCGGCAGGATATGTAGGCTTTGCCAATCTCCCCAACCAAGTCCACAGGAAGTCTGTCAAGAAAGGTTTTGAGTTCACCCTCATGGTGGTTG GTGAATCTGGCTTGGGAAAATCCACTTTAATCAACAGTTTATTTCTGACTGATCTCTATCCTGAACGTTACATTCCTGGAGCTGCAG AGAAAATAGAGAGAACGGTCCAGATTGAAGCTTCCACCGTAGAAATAGAGGAGCGAGGGGTGAAGCTCCGTCTCACGGTAGTCGACACTCCAGGATATGGAGATGCCATTAATAGCCAAGACTG TTTCAAGACCATCATCCACTACATTGACAATCAGTTTGAAAGGTACCTCCATGACGAGAGCGGCCTCAATAGGCGCCATATTGTAGACAACAGAGTTCATTGCTGCTTTTACTTCATATCCCCCTTTGGACACGG GCTGAAGCCCTTGGATGTAGAATTCATGAAAGCACTTCATGGGAAAGTCAACATTGTCCCTGTGATTGCCAAGGCAGACACTCTGAcactgaaggagagagagagactgaaaagAAGG GTTTTAGATGAGATTTCTGAACATGGCATAAGGATTTACCAATTACCTGATGCAGATTCTGATGAGGACGAGGAATTCAAAGAACAGACCCGAGTTCTGAAG GCTAGCATTCCTTTTGCTGTGATTGGGTCCAACCAACTTATTGAAGTGAAAGGGAAGAAGATCAGAGGTCGCCTGTATCCCTGGGGAGTGGTGGAAGTCGAGAATCCGGAGCACAATGATTTCCTGAAGTTACGCACCATGCTGGT GACCCACATGCAGGATCTTCAAGAAGTGACTCAAGATTTGCACTATGAAAACTTCCGGTCAGAGAGGCTAAAACGCACCGGCAA GCCTGTTGAAGAAGAAGTTGTGGACAAAGATAGGATCCTTCAGCAGAAGGAGGCTGAG